One stretch of Bos indicus x Bos taurus breed Angus x Brahman F1 hybrid chromosome 22, Bos_hybrid_MaternalHap_v2.0, whole genome shotgun sequence DNA includes these proteins:
- the TPRA1 gene encoding transmembrane protein adipocyte-associated 1 produces the protein MDTWDMGASSPPPLAPNISVPHRCLLLLYEDIGTSRVRYWDLLLLIPNVLFFIFLLWKLPFARAKIRVTSSPIFITFYILVFVVALVGIARAVVSMTVSTSDAATVADKILWEITRFFLLAIELSVVILGLAFGHLESKSSIKRVLAITTVLSLAYSVTQGTLEILYPDAHLSAEDFNIYGHGGRQFWLVSSCFFFLVYSLVVVLPRTPLKERISLPSRRSFYVYAGILALLNLVQGLGSALLCADIIEGLCCVDATTFLYFSFFAPLIYVAFLRGFFGSEPKILFSYKCQVDDTEEPDMHLPQPYAVARREGPEAAGAASTQFDSAGVAYLDDVASLPCHSGSINSLDSERWRAINA, from the exons ATGGACACCTGGGACATGGGGGCCAGCTCGCCCCCGCCTCTGGCGCCCAACATCAGCGTGCCGCACCGCTGCCTGCTGCTGCTCTACGAGGACATTGGCACCTCGCG GGTCCGGTACTGGGACCTCCTGCTGCTCATCCCCAATGtgctgtttttcattttcctgctctGGAAGCTTCCATTTGCTCGGGCCAAGATTCGAGTCACCTCCAGCCCCATCTTTATCACGTTTTATATCCTG gTGTTCGTGGTGGCGCTGGTGGGCATTGCCCGGGCGGTGGTGTCCATGACAGTCAGCACGTCAGACGCGGCGACGGTGGCTGACAAG ATCCTGTGGGAGATCACGCGCTTCTTCCTGCTGGCCATCGAGCTGAGCGTGGTCATCCTGGGCCTGGCCTTCG GGCACCTGGAGAGCAAGTCCAGCATCAAGCGGGTGCTGGCCATCACCACGGTGCTGTCGCTGGCCTACTCCGTCACccag GGCACGCTGGAGATCCTGTACCCCGACGCCCACCTGTCGGCCGAGGACTTCAACATTTACGGGCACGGGGGCCGCCAGTTCTGGCTCGTCAGCTCCTGTTTCTTCTTCCTG GTCTACTCCCTGGTGGTGGTGCTCCCCAGGACCCCGCTGAAGGAGCGCATCTCCCTGCCGT CGCGCAGGAGCTTCTACGTGTACGCGGGCATACTGGCGCTGCTCAACCTGGTGCAGGGGCTGGGGAGTGCGCTGCTGTGCGCAGACATCATTGAGGGGCTCTG ctgcgTGGACGCCACCACCTTCctctacttcagcttctttgcGCCCCTCATCTACGTGGCCTTCCTGCGCGGCTTCTTCGG CTCGGAGCCCAAGATTCTCTTCTCCTACAAATGCCAAGTGGACGACACTGAGGAGCCGGACATGCACCTGCCCCAGCCCTACGCCGTGGCCCGGCGGGAGGGCCCGGAGGCGGCCGGGGCGGCCAGCACGCAGTTCGACTCGGCCGGGGTGGCCTACCTGGACGACGTGGCCTCCCTGCCCTGCCACAGCGGCAGCATCAACAGCTTGGACAGTGAGCGCTGGAGGGCCATCAACGCCTGA